A window from Engraulis encrasicolus isolate BLACKSEA-1 chromosome 13, IST_EnEncr_1.0, whole genome shotgun sequence encodes these proteins:
- the popdc2 gene encoding popeye domain-containing 2 isoform X1, producing MSGDASSSNGTVLGSVLYGHQPCDGFTNTTEGALYHLGNTVLILGYMGGSGAYGALYIFTLLTPAHVCLALWGFLTVCGLDVFVWHVLLVAACLAQICHLVVRLLRDGLPGEELAALYQAVYAPLGVPVQVFKEITGAAEDKVLTLGEEETYAVEGKTPIDQLSYLLSGRIRVSLEGQFLHYIFPHQFLDSPEWESLRPTEEGNFQVTLTAETDCQYISWRRKRLYLLLSRDRYVARLFSVMLGNDIADKLYSLNDKLFAKSGVRLDIRLPSLYHVLAPSTPTSETGGSGSGSSSVPPSGSHGDQTVVTMDPHPHHAAPQQRPNSQRPPQPEGSGAGGRAPPVGPSTRQPSFPSDTELPSEGDSSAGATVFNLRGRAPLAPTDTPML from the exons ATGAGTGGGGACGCCAGCAGCAGCAATGGCACCGTGCTGGGCAGCGTGCTGTACGGGCACCAGCCGTGCGACGGCTTCACCAACACCACAGAGGGCGCCCTGTACCACCTGGGCAACACCGTGCTGATTCTGGGCTACATGGGCGGCAGCGGAGCCTACGGTGCCCTGTACATCTTCACCCTGCTGACGCCCGCTCACGTCTGCCTGGCGCTCTGGGGTTTCCTGACCGTCTGCGGCCTGGACGTGTTTGTGTGGCACGTGCTGCTGGTGGCGGCGTGCCTGGCACAGATCTGCCACCTGGTCGTGCGGCTGCTGCGGGACGGGCTGCCCGGCGAGGAGCTGGCGGCGCTCTACCAGGCCGTCTACGCGCCCCTGGGCGTGCCCGTGCAGGTGTTCAAGGAGATCACGGGCGCCGCCGAGGACAAGGTGCTGACGCTGGGCGAAGAGGAGACCTACGCCGTGGAGGGCAAGACGCCCATCGACCAGCTCTCCTACCTGCTCTCAGGGAG GATCCGAGTGTCCCTGGAGGGTCAGTTCCTGCACTATATTTTCCCCCACCAGTTCCTGGACTCCCCGGAGTGGGAATCACTGAGGCCGACAGAGGAGGGGAACTTTCAG GTGACCCTGACGGCAGAGACGGACTGCCAGTACATCTCGTGGCGCCGCAAGCGTCTCTACCTGCTGCTGTCGCGCGACCGCTATGTGGCGCGCCTCTTCTCCGTCATGCTAGGCAACGACATCGCCGACAAGCTGTACTCGCTCAACGACAAGCTCTTCGCCAAGAGCGGCGTGCGCCTCGACATACGCCTGCCCAGCCTCTACCATGTCCTGgcgccctccacccccaccagcgagaccggtggcagtggcagcggcagcagctcCGTCCCGCCTTCCGGCAGCCATGGCGACCAGACCGTAGTGACCATGGACCCCCATCCTCATCATGCGGCACCACAACAGAGGCCCAACAGCCAGAGGCCTCCCCAGCCGGAGGGTAGCGGGGCAGGAGGAAGAGCGCCCCCTGTGGGGCCCTCCACGCGGCAGCCGTCCTTCCCCTCGGACACCGAGCTGCCGTCCG AGGGAGACAGCTCAGCGGGCGCGACAGTGTTCAACCTGAGGGGTCGGGCTCCTCTGGCCCCTACAGACACCCCCATGCTGTGA
- the popdc2 gene encoding popeye domain-containing 2 isoform X2: MSGDASSSNGTVLGSVLYGHQPCDGFTNTTEGALYHLGNTVLILGYMGGSGAYGALYIFTLLTPAHVCLALWGFLTVCGLDVFVWHVLLVAACLAQICHLVVRLLRDGLPGEELAALYQAVYAPLGVPVQVFKEITGAAEDKVLTLGEEETYAVEGKTPIDQLSYLLSGRIRVSLEGQFLHYIFPHQFLDSPEWESLRPTEEGNFQVTLTAETDCQYISWRRKRLYLLLSRDRYVARLFSVMLGNDIADKLYSLNDKLFAKSGVRLDIRLPSLYHVLAPSTPTSETGGSGSGSSSVPPSGSHGDQTVVTMDPHPHHAAPQQRPNSQRPPQPEGSGAGGRAPPVGPSTRQPSFPSDTELPSGAGFSTAQVYPRETAQRARQCST; the protein is encoded by the exons ATGAGTGGGGACGCCAGCAGCAGCAATGGCACCGTGCTGGGCAGCGTGCTGTACGGGCACCAGCCGTGCGACGGCTTCACCAACACCACAGAGGGCGCCCTGTACCACCTGGGCAACACCGTGCTGATTCTGGGCTACATGGGCGGCAGCGGAGCCTACGGTGCCCTGTACATCTTCACCCTGCTGACGCCCGCTCACGTCTGCCTGGCGCTCTGGGGTTTCCTGACCGTCTGCGGCCTGGACGTGTTTGTGTGGCACGTGCTGCTGGTGGCGGCGTGCCTGGCACAGATCTGCCACCTGGTCGTGCGGCTGCTGCGGGACGGGCTGCCCGGCGAGGAGCTGGCGGCGCTCTACCAGGCCGTCTACGCGCCCCTGGGCGTGCCCGTGCAGGTGTTCAAGGAGATCACGGGCGCCGCCGAGGACAAGGTGCTGACGCTGGGCGAAGAGGAGACCTACGCCGTGGAGGGCAAGACGCCCATCGACCAGCTCTCCTACCTGCTCTCAGGGAG GATCCGAGTGTCCCTGGAGGGTCAGTTCCTGCACTATATTTTCCCCCACCAGTTCCTGGACTCCCCGGAGTGGGAATCACTGAGGCCGACAGAGGAGGGGAACTTTCAG GTGACCCTGACGGCAGAGACGGACTGCCAGTACATCTCGTGGCGCCGCAAGCGTCTCTACCTGCTGCTGTCGCGCGACCGCTATGTGGCGCGCCTCTTCTCCGTCATGCTAGGCAACGACATCGCCGACAAGCTGTACTCGCTCAACGACAAGCTCTTCGCCAAGAGCGGCGTGCGCCTCGACATACGCCTGCCCAGCCTCTACCATGTCCTGgcgccctccacccccaccagcgagaccggtggcagtggcagcggcagcagctcCGTCCCGCCTTCCGGCAGCCATGGCGACCAGACCGTAGTGACCATGGACCCCCATCCTCATCATGCGGCACCACAACAGAGGCCCAACAGCCAGAGGCCTCCCCAGCCGGAGGGTAGCGGGGCAGGAGGAAGAGCGCCCCCTGTGGGGCCCTCCACGCGGCAGCCGTCCTTCCCCTCGGACACCGAGCTGCCGTCCG GTGCTGGCTTCTCCACTGCTCAAGTTTATCCG AGGGAGACAGCTCAGCGGGCGCGACAGTGTTCAACCTGA
- the pla1a gene encoding phospholipase A1 member A isoform X2, with amino-acid sequence MAWKPNKTTAVLCFVLVCMSTVLASDAEEVTEAPWPDSSDPQEGTAAPRVECEDLNNTTWREYRQQRPRLHVQYLLFTRHNADCASLFTRDSLNETHSTTHFNAELPTKVIVHGFRAMGSRPSWVRSLAQALLRVEEVNVLVVDWVYSASFAYNRVVENYKEVALDISGMVQHLVNHGSTLDTLHFIGVSLGAHVAGFVGTLFEGKLGRITALDPAGPMFKGNDIYDRLDPSDAQFVEAIHTDADYFGISIPVGHVDFFLNGGMDQTGCARSRFASMYGYVICDHMRALHVYISALNGTCSLTGFPCSSYERFLAGQCFDCSSPFGGTCPRIGLMVNSGLVIHPLPQQQKVFLLTTSTPPFCAHHILVEVEVSPLTKSAELQVGLQTVGGAVPVTVNTFQLHTKETRYWRVFGHGEVLCRVDSLRLKSTGARIFRQGDMHIVSVCISEFPYHNDRRPVCVRNINLDRGVAWTHDFIQVCDS; translated from the exons CCTCCGATGCAGAAGAGGTCACTGAAGCTCCCTGGCCTGACT CTTCCGATCCGCAAGAGGGCACTGCAGCTCCAAGGGTTGAGTGTGAGGACCTCAACAACACGACCTGGAGGGAGTACAGGCAGCAGAGGCCCCGGCTACACGTGCAGTACCTGCTGTTCACGCGCCACAATGCAGACTGTGCCAGCCTCTTCACGCGCGACTCCCTCAACGAAACGCACTCCACCACACACTTCAACGCTGAGCTGCCCACCAAGGTCATCGTCCATGGCTTCAG agccatGGGCAGTAGGCCGTCGTGGGTGCGATCGCTGGCCCAGGCTCTGCTGCGTGTGGAGGAGGTGAACGTGCTGGTGGTGGACTGGGTTTACAGCGCCTCCTTCGCCTACAACCGCGTGGTGGAGAACTATAAGGAGGTGGCCCTGGACATCTCAGGCATGGTCCAGCACCTCGTA AACCATGGGAGTACTCTAGACACGCTCCACTTCATTGGGGTGAGCCTCGGTGCACATGTGGCCGGGTTTGTGGGGACCCTATTCGAGGGGAAGCTGGGCAGAATCACAG CCCTGGATCCAGCAGGCCCCATGTTCAAAGGCAACGATATCTATGACCGGCTGGACCCCTCCGACGCCCAGTTTGTTGAAGCCATCCACACAGATGCCGACT ATTTCGGCATCTCCATTCCCGTTGGGCACGTGGACTTCTTCCTCAATGGAGGTATGGATCAGACTGGATGCGCGCGCTCAAGATTCGCATCAA TGTATGGCTATGTGATCTGTGACCACATGAGGGCGCTGCATGTCTACATAAGCGCACTGAACGGAACCTGCTCCTTGACGGGCTTCCCGTGTTCCAGCTATGAGCGGTTTCTAGCAGGACAGTGCTTTGACTGTTCCAGTCCTTTTGGCGGGACCTGCCCTCGCATCG gttTGATGGTGAACAGTGGGCTGGTCATACACCCCCTCCCACAACAGCAGAAGGTCTTCCTCCTCACCACCTCTACTCCTCCATTCTGTG CGCATCACAtcctggtggaggtggaggtgagtcCGCTGACGAAGAGCGCAGAGCTGCAGGTGGGCCTCCAGACAGTAGGGGGAGCTGTGCCCGTGACCGTGAACACCTTCCagct TCACACCAAGGAGACGCGGTACTGGCGTGTGTTTGGCCATGGTGAGGTGCTGTGCCGGGTGGACTCGCTGCGTCTGAAGAGTACGGGGGCGCGCATATTCAGGCAGGGGGACATGCACATCGTCTCCGTCTGCATCTCAGAGTTCCCCTACCACAA CGACAgaaggccagtgtgtgtgaggAACATCAACCTGGACAGAGGGGTGGCCTGGACGCATGACTTTATACAGGTGTGTGACAGCTAG
- the pla1a gene encoding phospholipase A1 member A isoform X1, whose protein sequence is MAWKPNKTTAVLCFVLVCMSTVLASDAEEVTEAPWPDSSDPQEGTAAPRVECEDLNNTTWREYRQQRPRLHVQYLLFTRHNADCASLFTRDSLNETHSTTHFNAELPTKVIVHGFRAMGSRPSWVRSLAQALLRVEEVNVLVVDWVYSASFAYNRVVENYKEVALDISGMVQHLVNHGSTLDTLHFIGVSLGAHVAGFVGTLFEGKLGRITALDPAGPMFKGNDIYDRLDPSDAQFVEAIHTDADYFGISIPVGHVDFFLNGGMDQTGCARSRFASILIYFPVYGYVICDHMRALHVYISALNGTCSLTGFPCSSYERFLAGQCFDCSSPFGGTCPRIGLMVNSGLVIHPLPQQQKVFLLTTSTPPFCAHHILVEVEVSPLTKSAELQVGLQTVGGAVPVTVNTFQLHTKETRYWRVFGHGEVLCRVDSLRLKSTGARIFRQGDMHIVSVCISEFPYHNDRRPVCVRNINLDRGVAWTHDFIQVCDS, encoded by the exons CCTCCGATGCAGAAGAGGTCACTGAAGCTCCCTGGCCTGACT CTTCCGATCCGCAAGAGGGCACTGCAGCTCCAAGGGTTGAGTGTGAGGACCTCAACAACACGACCTGGAGGGAGTACAGGCAGCAGAGGCCCCGGCTACACGTGCAGTACCTGCTGTTCACGCGCCACAATGCAGACTGTGCCAGCCTCTTCACGCGCGACTCCCTCAACGAAACGCACTCCACCACACACTTCAACGCTGAGCTGCCCACCAAGGTCATCGTCCATGGCTTCAG agccatGGGCAGTAGGCCGTCGTGGGTGCGATCGCTGGCCCAGGCTCTGCTGCGTGTGGAGGAGGTGAACGTGCTGGTGGTGGACTGGGTTTACAGCGCCTCCTTCGCCTACAACCGCGTGGTGGAGAACTATAAGGAGGTGGCCCTGGACATCTCAGGCATGGTCCAGCACCTCGTA AACCATGGGAGTACTCTAGACACGCTCCACTTCATTGGGGTGAGCCTCGGTGCACATGTGGCCGGGTTTGTGGGGACCCTATTCGAGGGGAAGCTGGGCAGAATCACAG CCCTGGATCCAGCAGGCCCCATGTTCAAAGGCAACGATATCTATGACCGGCTGGACCCCTCCGACGCCCAGTTTGTTGAAGCCATCCACACAGATGCCGACT ATTTCGGCATCTCCATTCCCGTTGGGCACGTGGACTTCTTCCTCAATGGAGGTATGGATCAGACTGGATGCGCGCGCTCAAGATTCGCATCAA TTCTTATTTATTTCCCAGTGTATGGCTATGTGATCTGTGACCACATGAGGGCGCTGCATGTCTACATAAGCGCACTGAACGGAACCTGCTCCTTGACGGGCTTCCCGTGTTCCAGCTATGAGCGGTTTCTAGCAGGACAGTGCTTTGACTGTTCCAGTCCTTTTGGCGGGACCTGCCCTCGCATCG gttTGATGGTGAACAGTGGGCTGGTCATACACCCCCTCCCACAACAGCAGAAGGTCTTCCTCCTCACCACCTCTACTCCTCCATTCTGTG CGCATCACAtcctggtggaggtggaggtgagtcCGCTGACGAAGAGCGCAGAGCTGCAGGTGGGCCTCCAGACAGTAGGGGGAGCTGTGCCCGTGACCGTGAACACCTTCCagct TCACACCAAGGAGACGCGGTACTGGCGTGTGTTTGGCCATGGTGAGGTGCTGTGCCGGGTGGACTCGCTGCGTCTGAAGAGTACGGGGGCGCGCATATTCAGGCAGGGGGACATGCACATCGTCTCCGTCTGCATCTCAGAGTTCCCCTACCACAA CGACAgaaggccagtgtgtgtgaggAACATCAACCTGGACAGAGGGGTGGCCTGGACGCATGACTTTATACAGGTGTGTGACAGCTAG
- the pla1a gene encoding phospholipase A1 member A isoform X3, producing the protein MAWKPNKTTAVLCFVLVCMSTVLASDPQEGTAAPRVECEDLNNTTWREYRQQRPRLHVQYLLFTRHNADCASLFTRDSLNETHSTTHFNAELPTKVIVHGFRAMGSRPSWVRSLAQALLRVEEVNVLVVDWVYSASFAYNRVVENYKEVALDISGMVQHLVNHGSTLDTLHFIGVSLGAHVAGFVGTLFEGKLGRITALDPAGPMFKGNDIYDRLDPSDAQFVEAIHTDADYFGISIPVGHVDFFLNGGMDQTGCARSRFASILIYFPVYGYVICDHMRALHVYISALNGTCSLTGFPCSSYERFLAGQCFDCSSPFGGTCPRIGLMVNSGLVIHPLPQQQKVFLLTTSTPPFCAHHILVEVEVSPLTKSAELQVGLQTVGGAVPVTVNTFQLHTKETRYWRVFGHGEVLCRVDSLRLKSTGARIFRQGDMHIVSVCISEFPYHNDRRPVCVRNINLDRGVAWTHDFIQVCDS; encoded by the exons CTTCCGATCCGCAAGAGGGCACTGCAGCTCCAAGGGTTGAGTGTGAGGACCTCAACAACACGACCTGGAGGGAGTACAGGCAGCAGAGGCCCCGGCTACACGTGCAGTACCTGCTGTTCACGCGCCACAATGCAGACTGTGCCAGCCTCTTCACGCGCGACTCCCTCAACGAAACGCACTCCACCACACACTTCAACGCTGAGCTGCCCACCAAGGTCATCGTCCATGGCTTCAG agccatGGGCAGTAGGCCGTCGTGGGTGCGATCGCTGGCCCAGGCTCTGCTGCGTGTGGAGGAGGTGAACGTGCTGGTGGTGGACTGGGTTTACAGCGCCTCCTTCGCCTACAACCGCGTGGTGGAGAACTATAAGGAGGTGGCCCTGGACATCTCAGGCATGGTCCAGCACCTCGTA AACCATGGGAGTACTCTAGACACGCTCCACTTCATTGGGGTGAGCCTCGGTGCACATGTGGCCGGGTTTGTGGGGACCCTATTCGAGGGGAAGCTGGGCAGAATCACAG CCCTGGATCCAGCAGGCCCCATGTTCAAAGGCAACGATATCTATGACCGGCTGGACCCCTCCGACGCCCAGTTTGTTGAAGCCATCCACACAGATGCCGACT ATTTCGGCATCTCCATTCCCGTTGGGCACGTGGACTTCTTCCTCAATGGAGGTATGGATCAGACTGGATGCGCGCGCTCAAGATTCGCATCAA TTCTTATTTATTTCCCAGTGTATGGCTATGTGATCTGTGACCACATGAGGGCGCTGCATGTCTACATAAGCGCACTGAACGGAACCTGCTCCTTGACGGGCTTCCCGTGTTCCAGCTATGAGCGGTTTCTAGCAGGACAGTGCTTTGACTGTTCCAGTCCTTTTGGCGGGACCTGCCCTCGCATCG gttTGATGGTGAACAGTGGGCTGGTCATACACCCCCTCCCACAACAGCAGAAGGTCTTCCTCCTCACCACCTCTACTCCTCCATTCTGTG CGCATCACAtcctggtggaggtggaggtgagtcCGCTGACGAAGAGCGCAGAGCTGCAGGTGGGCCTCCAGACAGTAGGGGGAGCTGTGCCCGTGACCGTGAACACCTTCCagct TCACACCAAGGAGACGCGGTACTGGCGTGTGTTTGGCCATGGTGAGGTGCTGTGCCGGGTGGACTCGCTGCGTCTGAAGAGTACGGGGGCGCGCATATTCAGGCAGGGGGACATGCACATCGTCTCCGTCTGCATCTCAGAGTTCCCCTACCACAA CGACAgaaggccagtgtgtgtgaggAACATCAACCTGGACAGAGGGGTGGCCTGGACGCATGACTTTATACAGGTGTGTGACAGCTAG